From the Ilumatobacteraceae bacterium genome, the window TCCGTCCAGACGATCGTCGAGCCCTTCGATGTCCAGCGCGTCCACGGCGATCCAGTCGCCATCTCGGCCTGCCACCTCGAGTGTCGTCGGCATCATCATCCTCCTATGCTCGCGTTTGCAGTATTCATGTATACCTCACTTTGGAGTATTGTCAACCATGCCCAACGCCGACCGACTGACCACGACGTCCTATGCCGTCCTCGCCCAGGTCGCTGTCCGGCCGTGGTCCGCCTACGAACTCGCCGAGCAACGAGTGAGGTACTTCCGCTACGTGTGGCCCCGCGCAGAGAGCGCGATCTACCGGGAGGTCAAGCGACTCTCGAAGCTCGGCCTGCTCGACGACACCAGGGAGTACAACGGAAGGCGACCTCGCACCGTCTACGCGCTCACCGATGCCGGCCGCCGCGCCCTGGAGGAGTGGCTCGGCACGCCCGTTACCCCCTTCTCCATGGAGTTCGAAGCGCTGCTCCGACTCATCATCGCTCCATTGGGAACCAAGGGGGACCTTGTGGACACCCTCGCGCAGGTCCAGGCCGACGCTCAGGAGATGCTCGGCTTCGCGGGAGCGGTCAAGCAGGAGTTCCTCGACGGGATCAACGTCGCCCAACACGACGTCCACCTCCGAGCCCTCCTCGTCGACTTCTTCGTCAGCCTCCTGCACACCGTCGACGACTGGACCCAACGCACGGCAGCCGAGATCGAGAGCTGGAACGACCTCGAGCTATCCGACGAGAAGCGAGACCGCGCCATCGAGCTCATCCGCCGACTCCCGACGCTCCCACCGGTCGACTCGGACACCGGCGTTGCAAAGCCACCCGAGCGCCAGATGCGAACCCGATCCTGAGGGATGGCTCCTCCCTCGAACCAGGCACCTGCGACGAAGCGCGTCCTCACCCGCCTCGGGCTTCCGGACGCGCCCGACGGACTCGTTGGTGAGTTCCCGACCATGGTCCCATCGGGCGATCAACGTCACTTCCTTTGGTCACGTCGACAACGCAGCGGACCACGGCCTCGTCGAAGACGAGCACGCCCTCGGCAACACCCATGTCCCGGAGACACCCATGTCACGCGCTCTCAGTGGCCGTCGCGCCGGGTAGATCGGCACATCCGTGAGCGGCCGACCGTCACAGAGTGCTCGAACCGGCTGAGCTTCGAGCGGTTCCGCCAACCGCCGACTCCGGATCAGGGCCCGAGTCGGCGCGTGCTGAGGCTCACCAGTCTGCTGCCTACCCTTCGCCTCGCGCTCTGGCCTGGGTGAGATGCGGGCCGCAGAACTGTTCGCCGCGCTGCGGGTCGTTGGCGCACGGCTTGCCCTGCTTCGTCGTCGCCCGACACTTGCCCGTGCCACGGCGAGCGGCGTCGGCTGCGTCGACGACGTCATCAGCGTCGACCTCAGCGGCGTGACGAGCGAGGAGCGCCGTCGCCGGGTAGCGACACTCACCGTGGTGGTAGGTCGACTTCTTGTCGACCACGACCGAGGCGATCGGATCACCGACGGCGAACCGTTGCCCGCAGGTGGCGCAGGTTCCGGCGTAGCGGGCTGCGATGGTCGGCTCTGCGCCGACGGCGGCGAAGTCGTCGTCGGCGCCCTGCGCCCGGTTCGAGTTCATCTTGGCCATGGGTCGAGTCTCGCGCCCCGCTCCCGCGCCGCCGTGCCCGCCGCCCCCACACACGCCCCCTCACCCACCCGAGCGTCGGGCAGGAAACCCTGCGACACCCCGATCGTACACTTGTTCGCACGAGGTCGAACGCCGTCGAAGCGCAGGTGCGGGCGATCGCTGCCGCGCGTGGCAACGGTTCGGCCACGCCCGACCAGATCCGTCAGGCGTTGCGAGACGTATCGAGGGTGCGTGCCTGGCTGGCTTCGTCCGAGGCGGCATTGACCAAGGCGCTGGCTGCGCAGGTGTCGTTCCCCGAGCGCGATCTGGCCGATTGCACCCGCGGCTCGCTGCACGATGCGATCAAGACGAAGGGGCGCTCCGACACGCTCGACAAGTCCCCGTCGTTGGCCGATGCGCTCGACCGGGCCGACATCACGGCCGGCCACGTCGACGAGGTGACCAAGACGATCACGTCACTCGACGACGACGAGCAGCGGGCCGAGTTGATCGACCGCGTCGACAGTGGCCTGCTCGACGTGGCCGCGGCGGCGACGCTGGCCGAATGGCGGCGACGGCTCGCGATGGAGGCGAAGTCGATCCGGCGCGACGACGGCGTCGAGCGGCTCGAGCGCCAGCGTCGGGCCACTCGGGTCCGCACGTGGACCGACGGCGAGGGCATGGTGTGCCTGTCCGGCCGGTTCGACCCGATCACCGGCCGGCGTCTCGTCGCCCGGCTCGATGCGACGACACAGGCGCTGTTCGCCGAGGCCACGCCCGACACGTGTCCGACCGATCCGATCGAGAAGCAGCGTCACCTCCAAGGCCTCGCGCTGGCACAGCTGGTCGACGGCAAGGCACCGGCGGGCCGCTCTGGCCGGCCCGAGTACGTGGTCGTCGTCGATCCATCGTCGCCAGATGGCGCCGGTGGGCCGGACGTCGACTTCGGGTTGCCGGTCGAGGTGCCGTACCGGGTCGTGGCCGACATGGCCGCCGACGGCGACGTTCACGCGGTGGTCGTCCGCAACGGTGTCGTGCTCCACGCCCCCGGCGAGCTCGACCTGGGCCAGACCACCCGGCTCGCGAATCCGGCCCAACGGCGGGCGCTGCGGGCGCTGTACCGCGGTTGTGCGATCCCCGGGTGTGGGGTGCGGTACGACCGCTGCAAGCTCCATCACGTCACGTGGTGGCGACACGGCGGCCGCACCGACATCGACAATCTGCTCCCGCTGTGCGCCCACCACCACACCAAGGTGCACGACGCCGGTTGGGACCTCGCGCTCGGCCCGAACCGAGAGCTGACGATCCGGTTCCCCGACGGCACCGTCCAGGCCACCGGGCCACCCACCCGCCGGGCCGCGTGACGCGAATTCCTACTCGCGGACATAGCCACTTACTACTTCTTCACGTAGCTATTTCCTACCCCACTGCGTAGTATTCGTCCATGGAGACCTCACCGTTCCGCTTCCAGGGGCCGCTGCCGCCCGACACGGTGTACGGGCGCGACGACCTGGTCGGCGACCTGATCGAGCGGGTCACCTCCCGCCGCGTCACCGCGGTGCTCGGACCTCGCCGGTTCGGCAAGACGAGCGTGTTGCGACGGGTCGGCGCCGAACTCGAGGCGGCCGGCACGACCGTCGTCGATGTCGATCTCTACGAAGTGTCATCGGCGGCCGACCTCGCCGTGCGGCTCGACCACGCCCTCGCCACGGTACGCGGCCCGGCGATCGACCGGCTCCATCACTTCATCTCCGGCGGCGAGGTCAACCTCGGTGCCGTGAAGTTGATGTTTACCCGCCGGCCGTCCGAACAGCCCGACCCGGTCGCAGTGATCCACCACCTGCTCGACGGGCTCGTCGCCGCCGCCAAGCAGAACCCGATGCTCGTGGTGTTCGACGAGTTCGGCGGCATCGACCGCGTCGACGGTGCAGCGGGTCTGCTGCGCACGAAGCTGCAGCACCACGTCGGCGACCTCGGGCTCATCTTCGCCGGGTCGCAGCTGTCGCTGATGCGGGCGATGTTCACCGATGTCGCCCGCCCGTTCTACGGGCAGGCCGAACTCGTCGACATCGGCCCGCTGACGCCGAACGCACTGCGCTCGATCGTGCTCGACGGGTTCCGCGAGACCGACCGGGACCCCGGCGACCTCCCGACGCCCCTGATCGAGTTCACCGGCGGCCACCCGCAGCGGGCGATGCAGCTCGCCGACGCAGCCTGGCGTCACGCCGTGCCCGGCGCCCCGTACCGCGCCGACCTGTGGGGCATCGCACTCGACGATGTGCGGGCACAAACCGATCTCGCCAACGAGGCGCTGTTCTCACACAGCCAGAGCAACGACCAGAAGCTGCTGCGCCTCGTGGCGAACGGTGAGCCGATCTTCGGTGCCGCCTCGTCCGTGATCGGCCTCACACCCGGGTCCGGGCAGTCCAGTCGAGATCGCCTCGTCGACAGCGGCGAGATCATTCGGGCCGGCACACCATGGCGGGTCGTCGACCCCATCTACGCCGACTGGATCCGTCGCCGCTTCCCGCTCTGAACATCGGCCCCCGAGCCGTCAGCCGTCCGCCACCGGCAGTCAGGGGTCAGCCGGCGCTGAGCGCGTCGACGTGCCAGGTCGATGGCTCGAACAGTCGACCCATCCGGAGGTTGAGCCGCAGCGACTCGCCGGCTGCGATCTCCCGGTCGAGCCGGTAGATCCGGTTGCCCCAGCTCGTGAGTGGTGCCAGCGGGCTGGTCGACAGTGTGGTGGCGTCGTCGAAGTCCGCTTCGAACCAGATGCAGCAGCCGTCGACGATCGTGTCGTTCGAGGCGGTGCGCTCGATCAGGTGATCGGTCGCGAGCGAGTCGAGCGACTCGAGGGTCTGCAGGTCGAACTCGAGGACCGGCCGAGGTTGGCCCACGGTCGACGCCACCGAACCCGGCCGGGTCCAGAACTGTTCGTTGCGACCGGTGTCGAACCGACCGGCGACCGGCGAGTGTTCCGTCTGGCCGAGGTCGATGCCGTCGGGCAGGTCGATGTTCCAGAACCGGCGGACCCGCATCGACTCGTGGAACGACAACGGCTCGGCGAAGAGTCGGAACCTGGCGGGCAGGATGCGCCCACCGGGCCGCAGCACGCGATCGCGCAGATCGAGCACGTTCTGCAACATGTTCTCGTTGAAGAGTTCGTCACCCATCTGCTCGTGCAGGACGACGTCGATCGGCTCCGGTGGCGTGAACTCGCGGCTGTTGGCCTGCACGAACTCGATGTTCGTGAATCCGTTGTGCTGGGCGATCTCGCGAGCGACCTGGATGAAGTCGGAGTGTTCGACCGCGTACACCTTCTCGGCCCCGGCGCGGCTCGCCATGAACGCCAGCAGACCGGTGCCGGTGCCGAGGTCGAGCACGACGTCGCCCGGTTGAACGTTGCGGTGGATGCCGCGGTGATAGGCGTCGACACGAACCGTGTCGCTCAACATCTCCTCGTGCTCGGCGAGGCCGGCGAAGTTGGTCTCGTTCATGTCGTCGTACACGACACCCATCAGCCAGTCGCTGGCGGCGATCCGCCGAGCGGCGAACCGCACCGTCGATCTCGCGGCCCTGGTCGCCGCGTTCGCCGCGGCCTGTGTCGCTCGAATGCGCATCGACCGAAGGTTACGGAACGCTGCGTCGTCCCGCGCCCGGCCACGAGAGCTCGACGCCCCGCAGACTCACGAGACCGCGCCACCACCGTCTCTACCGACCCCGTAGCAGCCGACGACACGATCGACACGCCGGCGAAGCTGTTCATCGCCGGCGAGCAGCAATCGACCTCGAACAACCTGGCCCGGCATCGATCCAGGGGGCCCCGTACGACCTCGTCCTCGACGGAAACCGCGCTGTCGACGGCCACCTCGTGGTCGACCACCTGCTCCACCGCGGCGTGCTGCCGGCACCTGATCGACACGTCCTCGCCGAGGCCACGACCGACACCCGCCAACTCGTCATCGGAGCGAGCGGTCACCCGCGAACGCCGATCGCTCGGCGGGGGTCACCCGGTTCCTCGGGGTCGGAGATGACGGGCGCTCCACCCCCGAGTCGCCCCACGGCTCGTCCGGCACCGACCCGTCCCAGCCCGATGACCTCGTCGACGGCGAGTCGGTTCGTCCCGATGCACATCACTTCGAAGCACCCCGTCTCGCAGTACTCCGTCGCGAACTGTTCGACGATGCGAGGACACGCGGCACCACGACGCCGGCATCGGGCTCGATCCACCGGGTGGCGACGCCACCGGCTCTGGTGACGCCCTCGCTCGCCGACGCCCTCACTCGCCGTGGCACCCGACGCGCGGGCCCACGATCCGTGCGAGACTACGACATGGGGATCGTGCTGATCGTGGCCAACGAGACGCTCGGCGGCTCCGAGCTGCGCGCTGCCGTCGAGCAACGAATCGCGGAAGGGTGCGAGCGGTTCCACCTGGTCGTGCCGGTGCCGCTCGGCCCACCGCCGGCGATCGCCATCGGGATGGCGACGACCGAGGTCGTGATGATCAGCGACCTCGACCTGCCCGATCAACGTGTGGTGGCGGCCGAGCGACTCGAGGACGGGCTCGCCTGGCTCCGCGAGCTGGGCTGCGCTGCTGAGGGTGAGATCGCAGCGAGCGATGCGATCGGCGTGGTTCGAGGCATCGTCGAGCAGGGCGAGGTCACCGAGATCATCGTCTCGACCCTGCCGAGCCGGATCTCACGGTGGCTGCGGCAGGACCTCCCGAGCCGGATCGCCCGTGCCGTCGAGACTCCCGTCGCCGTCGTCACCCCCGCCGACGAGCCCGGCTGATCGTTCGATTCGACCAGCCCGGCCCGCCCGGCGAGCGGGCTGTTCAGTCGCGGCGGGTCGGGGTGGCGGGGCGGAAGCGTTGACCGAGTCCCGATGCCGCCCACCCGGTTCCCGCCACCACGGCGGGGATCACCACGACCAGAGCGACGACGACGAGCCAAGGAAAGCCGATCGGGGCGTCGTACGAACTCGGTCCGGCGCTGCTGGTCACCCGGTCGACGACCCACGTCGGTACGAAGCCGAGCGGCACGCCCAGCCCGATGCCGACCAGTGCCAGCACCGCTGCCCGAGCCGCGGCTTGGCGCCGCATCGACGACGGCTTGGCCCCGACGATCGTGAACGTGTCGCGCTCCTCACGGCCTTCGGCCGCCGCCAGGGCGAGCCCGATCGACACGACGAGCAAGGTGATCGCCAGCGCAGCGCTCAGGATCACCAGGCGGGCGATCCAGAGATCAGTCGAACTCGAGCCACGCCAGCGAGGCTCGTCGTACTGCAGGTTGAAGTACACCACCTCTGACGTGCCGGTCTGCGTCGACGCCTCGGTGCGAGGTGGATCGCCCGGTTCGATGAACGCATCGAGCGGCGTGCCGTCGAAGTCGCGAGCCAGCAGGGCGAGTTCGTCGCGCTGCAGCTCGGTCAACGGCTCGTCCGAGCGGACGATCACGCCGGTCTGCACGATCGAGAACCCGGCGTCGAGCGCCGCTTCCTCGGTCATCAGGAGCTGCAGATTCCAGCTGCGCTGCACCGGGTCGGCGGCAATGGCGTACGGAAACTCGATCGTTCCGGCGTCGGCGCCATACTGCGCCGTGAGCCCGGCCGGTTCGACCCCCTCGAAAGCAGGTCCGTCGCTGACGTAGAACAACGCATCGGCGTAGCCGACCACGAAGGTCGGCTGGATCGCTCCGATCTCGGCCAGGGTGTCGCGGTCGGTCGAGGACAGGCCGACCAGGTCGAGCACCGCCGGCGTCGCGATCATCGGACCCGACGGATCGTTCCAGTCCGTGCTCGGATCGAACGGGGCCGGGTCGAACGTGGCCATCCGGATCGGAGAGACCTCGCCATCGGGGACGATCCCGAGGATGCCCGACACCGCCCCGTCGGGGAGCGTGACATCGCTCAATGGACCGACGTCGTCCAGGCTGCCGTCAGCACCGGCGGCGATCGCCGTGTCCTGCCATCCCATCAACACCACCGCGTCGGCAGGAAGGTCGGGCGGGCAGCAGGCACCGTTCGATGTGATGAGCGACTCGGCGACCGCACCGGCGGCCACGGCCCCGCCGGCCGCAACGGCGATCGCTGCGACCACAGCCGACGACCGGGTGCGGGAACGCGCCAGGCTGCGCAGCGCCAGCCGCCATGACAGCGACGCCCGACGACCGAGCCCGCCGACCCGCTCGACGACCAGTGGCGCGGCGCAACACGTGCCGAACACCATCGCCGTGACGCCGGCGATCGCGAGCGCCGCCCACACGTCGCTGTTCTGGTTGCCGCCCTGGGCGCCGAGTGCCGCCACCGCGACGAGGCCGAGGCCGCCGGCGAGCAGCGCCAGCCCGGTCGGCACCAGCCACCGGGCCGGTCGCCCGGCGGGTCGACGGCCCGCGAGGGCCGTCATCACCGGTACCCGGGCCGCGGATCGGGCGGGTACGGCGGCGGCGACGGTGGCCGCCACGATGGCGGTGACCGCGATCACCACGAGATGGACGATCGAGATCCGGTACGCACGGAGCTCGTGATGCACGATGTGCCGCTCGATCAGTGGCGTCACGAACGGCAGCGCAACGAAGCCCACCGCGACGCCGACCACCGCACCGACCACGCCGGTCCACGCGCCCTGGAGCGCGAGCGTCCGGCGGATCACCGATTCGGGTGCGCCGTTGGAGGAGAGCTGGCCGATCGTGACGAGCTGCCGTCGGGCGCTGGTGGCGAACGCCGCGGCCACGATGATGCCGACGGCGACCAGCGCCAACACACCGGCGACGAACCCCCACGCGATACCGGCGGTCTCCCCGGAGGTGTCGAACGAGAACGGGTCGTCGTAGCGGGTCGTTCCGCCGCGTTCCATGGCGATCCGGCGGATCGTGTCGACCGGCGTATCGGCCGGCAGATCGATCAACGTCATCGGTGCGCCGAAGTCACCGGAGACGCGGGCGGCGTCGAAGCCCGGGATGACGAGCAGGTCGGTCCAGTAGTCGCCACGCGCCTCGCCGAGGCCGGCGATCGTCCAGGTGCCGGACGGCCGGGCGAGTTCGAGCTCATCACCGACGCCGACACCCCACCGTTCGGCGACGTCGGGGGCGAGCAACACCTCACCGTCGCCCGGGGCCCGGCCGTCGGTGATCTCGATGCCGGCGGCCGCGCCGGGGTCGTCGAACGACATGTTGCCGAACCTGACCCACGTGGTGCGGTCCTGCGCATCGGCGGTCGCACTGGTCGCCGACGTCCACGTGAACACGTACTCGCGGACCGACGACCCGTCGGGCAGCGGCGTCCGGTTGGCGTCGTCGACGCTCTGACCCGTGGATGCCCATCCGTATCCGTTGACGGCGATGTCGGAGTCGCCGTAGTCACGGGCGAAGTCGGCTGCCCAGTCGCTCGCATTGGTGCGGGCGAGCACGCTGCCGAGCGTCATGGCGATGACGGGGACGGCGATCAGGAGGGCCGCGAGCGCGGTACGCCCGGGGCGGCGGCGGACCTCGCGTCGGGCGAGGCGGCTGGCGAAGCGCCAGGCCGGGAGCGCCGACCGGGTCACCGCCGCCTCGGGTGCCGGCGGCGACGTCGTCACCGGTTGCTCATCGAGCAGTGTCATCGCGTCACCGACCCGGCGTGTGCGCTGTAGCCGGCGGTGGCGGCGACGGCTTCGTCGACGAGTTTGCCGTCGCGGACGAACACGACCCGATCGGCCCAGGAGGCGAACCGTGGTTCGTGCGTGACCATCACGACGGCCACACCCGAGCGGGCGAGTTCGGCCATGACCTCGACCACGTGGTCGGAGGTGAGCGTGTCGAGCGCACCGGTCGGTTCGTCCGCGAACAGCACCCGCCGCTCGCCGACGACCGCACGAGCGATCGCGATCCGCTGCTGCTGGCCACCCGAGAACGAGTCGGGGTAGCGATCGATCTGGTGGTCGATGCCGACCCGGCCGAGTGCCTCGGTCGCCTGGCGGCGGGCTTCGGCGCCGGCGATGCCGTCGAGTTCGAGCGGGAGCATCACGTTCTCGAGCGCCGTCAGCGCCGGCACGAGGTTGAGCGACTGGAACACGTAGCCGAGATGGCGGCGACGGATCTCGGCCAACCGGACGGCGCCGACCGATGACAGGTCGGTGCCGTCGAACAGCACCTGGCCTGCCGTGGGCAGTTCGAGACCGCCACCGAGGTGGAGGAGGGTCGACTTGCCGCAACCGGACGGACCCATGATGGCGACGAACTCGCCGGGCCGGATCGCCAGGTCGACGCCGTTGACCGCGCGGACCTCGGTCTCGCCGGCACCGAACGACTTGATGACGTCGCGGTACTCGACGACGGGGGCGGATGCGTTCATGAGTGTGCTCTTTCCGTGTTCTGGGATGCAGGGTTCCGGGATGCAGGGTTCTGGGATGCAGGGTTCCGGGATGCAGGGTTCTGCGGGATGGGCGTGTTCAGTCGCGACTCGCACAGGTCGAGCCAGCGGAGATCGGCTTCGGCCCGCACGACCAGCGCGTCGACGACGAGTCGGGCGGCGAGCGACTCGGGGTCGATCACCTCGGTCGGGCGCTCGCGGCGATGACGCTGCAGCACCGCGAACAACGCGGTGCGCTGGCGGGTGATCACGTCGAGCGCATGGTCACGCCCCGACTCGATCGCCATCATCACCTTGAGCATGAGTTCGTCACGGGGCGGCGGGTCTTCGGCCGGAGTCGCCGCCCACCAACTGCCCAGCTCCTCACGCCCGGCAGCGGTCAGCGAGTACGACTTCTGGTCGTCATCCGACACGTCGACGACCACGAAGCCGTCCCGTTCGAGGCGATCGAGTGTGGTGTACACCTGCCCGACATTGAGCTTCCAGACCCCGCCGGTGACGGCCTCGAACTCGGTCTTGAGCTGGTACCCGTAGCGGGGGCCCGGTTGGAGGAGGGACAGCAACCCCTCACGAACTGCCATGTCGACCTCGCATAGTTACTGAGTATGCATACTCGGTAACTAGAACGCAAGTGCTCGTCCGGATCTCTTCTCGGCGCGCGGTCCTCGCCGCCCGGTGCGGCCGCTTCGTCCGGTGGCTCGTGTTCTACGCGTCGCGGGCGCAGGTCCCGATCGTGCCATCGGTCGGTGGGAGACCGTCGGGGCACAGCGAGTTGTCCCAGACGTTCACGTTCTCCCAGTCGACCCCCTCGTCGACCTGCACGCCGGTCAGATCGACGGCGTAGAAGTACGTGCCGTCGAGCACGGCACCGCGCAGGTCGGTCACGACCAGCCGCTCCTCGCCGTCGCCGATCGGGCCGCTGATGGTGGTGCCGGTCAGGTCGAACCCGGCCAGCGACAACTCCAGCGTGGCGAACTCGCCGTCGGCGCCCCTGATCACGTCGAGATCGGCGTCGACGAGCACCGCCCCGTCGAACGACACGGGCAGGTCGGAGAACCCGATGCGCGCATCGGTCAGGTCGGCTCCGGCGAAGTTGGCACCGGCCACATCTTGGAGGTCGGAGCCGTTCAGCCTCGCGCCGGAGAAGTCGGCACCGGCGAAGTTCGCACTGGCGTCCGACACCGCTCCCTGGAGTTGGGCCCCGGCGAACGACACACCCGAGTAGTCGCCGCTCCCGAGCTCGGCGAACCACACCTCGGCGCCGCCGAAGTCGGCACCCGAGAGATCGGGGTACCCGTCCACGCCGGCGAAGCGCGCCTGCCGGCAGACCTCGCCGGCCGCCGGCGTGCAGGACACCACCTCGTCGGCGGCGATCGCACGCGTCGATGACGCCACGAGTTCGAAGGGGTCGCCGGCGATGCGGATCGTCGAGAACGGGTCGTCGAGCAGGTAGGTGACGGCGACGACCGAGTCACGGAACCCGCCGACCGCCAGGAGTCCGCCGACGAGCTGCCGGTCCGCCTCCTGCGCCGACCAGGTGCCGTCGCCGTTCGGGACATAGGTGGTCATCTCGGTGAGGTCGTTCCGACCCGCACCGACGACGAACGCGAGCTCGCCGTCGAGATCGATCGGCTCCGCGCCCACACGCGGCACGCCCTCGCTCGACCCCTCGACCCAGGCGTCGCCATCGAGCGTCACGAACCGGCGCGGCACCTCCGCCTCGTCCTCACCGGACTCGTCGTCGTCCGACGCCACCGGCTCGGGGAGCGGCGCGAAGTCGAACAGGACGATCCGCCCACCGATGACACTGCCCGTCGCGTCCGCGTACGGCTGCTTCGCGAGGTCGAACGCCTCGTCGACGGCACAGTCGACCGGCATCGGCGGTTCGAGCAGCGGATGATCAGCCGGATCGACGGCGTCGAGCGATTGCACGTCCGGCCCTGCATACATGCGGAGGTGCCTCGCCCACGACGTCCCGAGGATCCACCCGGGCGTGTTGTCGTTGATGTCGTTCTGCGAACACGGGTGCTCGTGCGCCAGCACCACGAGCGTGTCACCGTCCCACAGCACCTCGTTGGCGCTGATCGGACCGTCGGCCCCACGCAGCTCGCGGACGAGTTCCCAGGTTTCCCCGTCGGGCGACGACCAGACCATCCCGTACCAGTCGGGGCCGCGATGGGTGCCGACCGCGACGAACCCGTCGCCGACCCGCGTCACCTCGCCGAACACCGCCGACCCGGACGACGGCGGGTCGACCCGTCGCCACGAGGTGCCGTCGTCGGAGAGGAACACGACCGGACGATTGCGACGGCAGATCCCGGTCTCCCGGTACCCGTTGCCACGGTCGTCGTTGGCGGTGCACGACGTCGAGTGCGTACCCCACGCGAGGAACCCACCGCCCGGTCGGTCGAGCACGCCGAGCACGACGACGGCCGCCGAATCGATCGGCCCTTCGATCGTGACCGGTGTCCACTCGACGCCGTCGGGCGAACGCCACGCCCCCGGTGCGTTCCACCGCGCACCGGTCATCCAGAGTTCGTCGCCGACGGTCGACAACGACGTCCCGCGAAACCTCGAACCCCCGATGGTCTCGACCGTCGACGATGTCCACACGGCGCCGACCGGCAGGATCTCGGGCTCCGGCACGCTGGTCGTGGTGCTGGTCGTGCTGGTCGTGGTCGTGCT encodes:
- a CDS encoding pentapeptide repeat-containing protein, translated to MRSRRRLAGSVLAICGVMTACSSGGDDSAASDPDGGTSEAAVVGDREPDSTVADEPATSVPADGASTGSTTPNSTNSTTTTSTTSTTTSVPEPEILPVGAVWTSSTVETIGGSRFRGTSLSTVGDELWMTGARWNAPGAWRSPDGVEWTPVTIEGPIDSAAVVVLGVLDRPGGGFLAWGTHSTSCTANDDRGNGYRETGICRRNRPVVFLSDDGTSWRRVDPPSSGSAVFGEVTRVGDGFVAVGTHRGPDWYGMVWSSPDGETWELVRELRGADGPISANEVLWDGDTLVVLAHEHPCSQNDINDNTPGWILGTSWARHLRMYAGPDVQSLDAVDPADHPLLEPPMPVDCAVDEAFDLAKQPYADATGSVIGGRIVLFDFAPLPEPVASDDDESGEDEAEVPRRFVTLDGDAWVEGSSEGVPRVGAEPIDLDGELAFVVGAGRNDLTEMTTYVPNGDGTWSAQEADRQLVGGLLAVGGFRDSVVAVTYLLDDPFSTIRIAGDPFELVASSTRAIAADEVVSCTPAAGEVCRQARFAGVDGYPDLSGADFGGAEVWFAELGSGDYSGVSFAGAQLQGAVSDASANFAGADFSGARLNGSDLQDVAGANFAGADLTDARIGFSDLPVSFDGAVLVDADLDVIRGADGEFATLELSLAGFDLTGTTISGPIGDGEERLVVTDLRGAVLDGTYFYAVDLTGVQVDEGVDWENVNVWDNSLCPDGLPPTDGTIGTCARDA